The genomic interval TCATAGAGTAATCTAAGTAAGATTCTTTTAACTCTTCTTCAATGTATCTATTATCAACATTTGACATTTATATTTCCTCCATTAATAAAACATATAGAAATTATAAAATAACTCCTACTGAGACTGAATTTTTAATCTAAAATGCTAATCGTTCGCTAAAAAGCAAAACTCGTTGATAAATCAACTCAGACACTTGCTTTTCTTAACGCTCACTAGCATAGCATTTCACGATAAAATTCGTCATTTGTAGTTCGTTTATTTTATAATTTTTATCCACAATATTTTATTATATTTATATATCAATATTTTTTACATATTCTGCATGTTCTTCTATAAATTCTCTTCTTGGTTCAACTTTATCTCCCATAAGTTTATCAAATAGCATATCAGCTTCTCTAGCATTATCTATTGATACTTTTAGAAGTAATCTTCCATCAGGGTTCATTGTTGTTTCCCAAAGTTGTTCAGGGTTCATTTCTCCCAGCCCTTTATATCTTTGTATAGTATATTTTTTATTTTCTTGATTCATTTGAGCTAAGATATTTTTCAATTCTAAATCATTGTAAGCATATATAATTTGCTTACCTGATGCTACTTTATATAGTGGAGGACAAGCAATATATATGTTTCCTTCAGTGATTAAGTCTTTCATATATCTATACAAGAATGTTAAAATCAATGTTCTTATATGAGCACCGTCGACATCGGCATCGGTCATAAGAATTATTTTTCCATATCTCAATTTTGATATATCAAATGTTTCTCCTATGCTTGTTCCAAAAGCAGTTACCATAGCTCTTATTTCTGAACTTTCTAAAGATTTATGTAATCCAGCTTTTTCAACATTTATTATCTTTCCTCTAAGTGGTAAGATAGCTTGATTATATCTATCTCTACCTTGTTTTGCAGAACCTCCTGCTGAATCTCCTTCGACTATAAAGATTTCACATTCTTCAGCTTTTTTAGAAGTACAATCAGCTAATTTTCCTGGAAGAGATCCAACTTCTAAAACTGATTTTCTTAAAACCAATTCCCTTGCTTTTTGAGCTGCTTCTCTAGCTTTCTTAGAATTTAATATTTTTTCTACGACTATTTTAGTTATAGCTGGATTATCTTCTAAGAATATTTTTAAACTATTTGAAACAATAGTATTCACTATACCTGAAACTTCAGAGTTTCCTAATTTTCCTTTAGTTTGTCCTTCAAATTGTGGTTGAGGTATTTTTGTTGATACTATTGCAACAACTCCTTCTCTTATATCATTTCCCATAAGTTTACCATCTTTATCTTTTAGTAAACCTTGAGCCTTACCTACATCATTTATAACCTTTGTTAAGGCTGTTCTAAACCCTTGAACGTGTGTTCCACCTTCATGAGTATTTATATTATTAACAAAAGAATAGATAACTTCATTTTGTGAAGTTGTATAAGTAAATGTAACATCTACTCCCACATTATCTTGCTCTGCTGAAACATAGAAAGGTTTATCTATAATAGTTGTTTCTTCTTTTACTATTTCATTTAAGAAATCTAAAATTCCTCCATCAAATTTATAAGTTTCTTCTTTCTTTTCATCTTTTCTTAAATCTGAAAGAGTTATAGTTAAACCTCTATTTAAGTAAGCTAATTCTTTTAATCTATTTGAAAGAGTGAAATAGTTATATACCAATGTTTCAAAAATATCTCCATCAGCTTTAAATCTTACTGTTGTACCATGTTCACTAGCTTCACAAGAACCTATTATTTTAACATCTTCTTCAGGTTTTCCTCTGTGGTATTTTTGATAGTATACATTTCCTTCTTTTCTAACTTCAACTTCTAACCATTCAGAAAGTGCATTAACTACTGATACTCCAACTCCGTGTAGTCCTCCTGAAACCTTATAGTTATCATTTTCAAATTTTCCACCAGCATGTAGAACTGTTAAAACTATTTCTAGTGCAGATTTTCCATATTTTGGGTGGATATCTGTTGGAATTCCTCTACCATTATCAACAACTTCTATTATGTTGTCTGGAAGAATTTTCACGTCTATTTTATTACAATAACCAGCTAAAGCTTCATCTACGGAGTTATCAACTATTTCCCACACCAAATGGTGTAGACCTCTTTCTGATGTTGTACCTATATACATACCTGGCCTTTTTCTAACAGCTTCTAGACCTTCCAGAACTGTTATATTCTGTGCTTCATAACTCATTTTTTCCTCCATTAATAAAAGTTAAGAAATTCCCTTAACTTTTTATTTTTATATCTTCTATTTCAAACTTTATTTCCAAACTTTCCATTATTTCATTTATTAATTTTTGTTTATTTGCAAAAATATAATGCTTTAATACAGAATCATAGCTTTTTATATAAATAACTTTTTCACTAAAATCAATAACAGTACTAATTTCAGCTAAGTCTGAAAATAGTTCTTTCCACTTTTCTCTCAAAATCATAAGTTTTATCTTATCTTCACTTTCGATTGTAGATATTGCTATATCACTTATTGACATTATTTTCATCTTCTATAATTCCTTTTTCAACATAGAAATTTTTAGCTTCTATATCTAATTTATCTGTTGAACTTATTAAAACCTGTATATCTCTTTTATTGAAAAATTCTAATATTGACTTTCTTCTATCTTCATCAAAATACGAAGTTATATCGTCAATAATAACAACAGGATTTTCTTTTCTATTTTTCTTTATTATCTCAATTTCTGAGAGTTTTAAAGAAAATATTATAGATTTTTTTTCACCTTGTGAGGCTGAAATTTTTGCTTCATAACCATTTAAAAGAAATTTATAATCATCTTTATGTGGTCCTACTAGAGAAAATTTATATCTATCTTCTTGATGTTTCTTTTGTAAAATCTCTTTTTGTAAACTTTCCTGTATCATTTCAACAGTCACTTTTCCAGTTTTATCTAGGTTTGTTTCATATTTTAAATTCAACTCTTGCTCTATGTTAAAAAGTTTTCTATATTGCAAATTCAATATAATAGAGAGACTTTTTACATATTCTAGCCTTGTAAAAATAATATAGGAAGCATATTTAACAAATTCCTTTTCATAAATAGCAAATTCTTCAGTGTTTCTTTTATTTTCTTTCAGATATTTATTTCTAATTTTTAAAAGTTTATCATAGTTCTTTAGATTGCTTAAGTACTCCTTATCTATCTGAGAAATTTCAATATCAAAGAAATCTCTTCTATTTTTAGGTGAACCATTGATAAGAATTATATCCTCAGGTATATAAGCAATAATATTAATTTTTCCATAAAAGTCAGTCTGGCTTATTCTTTTCTTATTGAAGAAAAACTCTTTTTTAGCTCCAGGTATATTTTTAAATCTCACTGAAATCTTATTATTAGCAATATAATCACTATATGAAATTGAGGAGATGAATTCATCAAAATTATATTTTATCATCTCCGCAGTTTTCTTAGTTTTGAAACTTATACCTGTCGAACTATAGTATATTGCTTCCAATAGACTTGTTTTCCCTTGAGCATTTTTACCATAGAAAACATTGATTTTATCTGATAGTTCTACTGAAGTATTTTCTAAATTTCTAAAATTGAGGTAACTGATATTAGATATTTTCAAGATAGCACCTCAATTATTCCACTATATATGTTTTATCAAATATTTCAACCTTGTATTCAGGATAAATTTTTCTACCTCTTCTTGTTTCTACTTCATCATTTACTTTTACTTTTCCATCTAAAATAACTTCTTTAGCTTCTGAACCACTATCTACGACAGCAATCCATTTTAAAAATTGATCAAGTTTAATGAATTCAGTTGAAATTTTAACTTTTTCTATATTTTTCATAATCCACTTCCTTATTTTTAGCCTGTCTTATAGTTTATCATATTTTTTACTATTTGTCATTTTTGTTTATATTTTCCAAAACTTCTGAATACTCAGCTTTTAAAATTTTCATTATAGATGTTCCTATCATCTTATAATACATAGTTTTACTAAAGTTTTTTACATTTAATATAACATCTATATTATTATTATCCACCTCTTTTTTTATATTTTCTAAAGCTTTTTCTTCTATAGTATTTCTAGTTTCTTCATCAAAAAAAGATAGTATTTTCTCTAAATTACTTTCTTCTATATTGTATATTTTTTCATCTACGTTGTCAAGCTTTTCATTTTTTATTTCTGTCTTTTTTTCAAGTAATAAATTTTTATCTTCAAGTTTTTCTTCAAGAAAGTTATTTTCAGTCATTATTTCTTTGATATTTGAAATTTTTTCCATTCCTTTCTTTCTAGCTTGTTTTATTTGATTTTTACTTTTTAATCCTTTACCTTTGCTGACATTTTCAAAAATAGTCATATTTATATTATTAGCTTTTTTGCTACCTTTTCCACCAATATTCTTTAATATTCCACTGATATAATTAGGTAAACCTATTTCTATATTTTTGTCCATATGAATAAGAATGTTTAAAACTCTCTTTAACATTTCTTCTCCATCTTCAGCTAAAATCTTCTTTATTTTCTTATCTACCCAAGCATTCCATTTAGGAGCAATTTTAGGATTTTCTTTGGCTTTATTTATTAGATATTCTATATTGTCTTGATAGTCTATATCAGCATTAAGGTCAATTACTTCCTCAACACCATCTATATTTTCTTTTACTATATTCTTTTCATTTTTCTTAATAAATTCAGACATATGGCAGTCACCATCTCTTTCTTTATTGAAAACATAGGCTATATAGTAAGTTTTTTCATCTTTGTTATATATTTCTTCAAAACTTACTATATATTTTAATTCTAAAAGAACATCAAAAGCCTTAAGAATTCTTGTTAAAACTGGCTTCATTCTATTTAAATAATATTCTTTAACCCCATTTTTTATAATTTTTTCAACTCTTTGTTCCATTTTTAATGGAATAATAGCTGCCAAGGTTCTAACATTAATTTCACCCTTATTATTTTTATATCTTATCTTACTTATATACTTATATATTCTTGAAGCTATAGGATCTTTTACCATAATTTCAAGTAAATTTTTTGTGTTGTATTTTATATATCTTTTACTTTTTATCTTATTTACAATATTTTTATTTAACACAACCCTATAGAAAATTTTCTTTCCTACTTTCATTTTTTGATAATTTAAAAGTTGAAAAGAACTATCCTCAAATTTATTTTTTCCAAACTTAGTGTGGTTAGAAATTTCAAATTGATAAATAGTATTCTTTAAATTCTTAAGAGCCTGCTCAA from Fusobacterium pseudoperiodonticum carries:
- the gyrB gene encoding DNA topoisomerase (ATP-hydrolyzing) subunit B, with amino-acid sequence MSYEAQNITVLEGLEAVRKRPGMYIGTTSERGLHHLVWEIVDNSVDEALAGYCNKIDVKILPDNIIEVVDNGRGIPTDIHPKYGKSALEIVLTVLHAGGKFENDNYKVSGGLHGVGVSVVNALSEWLEVEVRKEGNVYYQKYHRGKPEEDVKIIGSCEASEHGTTVRFKADGDIFETLVYNYFTLSNRLKELAYLNRGLTITLSDLRKDEKKEETYKFDGGILDFLNEIVKEETTIIDKPFYVSAEQDNVGVDVTFTYTTSQNEVIYSFVNNINTHEGGTHVQGFRTALTKVINDVGKAQGLLKDKDGKLMGNDIREGVVAIVSTKIPQPQFEGQTKGKLGNSEVSGIVNTIVSNSLKIFLEDNPAITKIVVEKILNSKKAREAAQKARELVLRKSVLEVGSLPGKLADCTSKKAEECEIFIVEGDSAGGSAKQGRDRYNQAILPLRGKIINVEKAGLHKSLESSEIRAMVTAFGTSIGETFDISKLRYGKIILMTDADVDGAHIRTLILTFLYRYMKDLITEGNIYIACPPLYKVASGKQIIYAYNDLELKNILAQMNQENKKYTIQRYKGLGEMNPEQLWETTMNPDGRLLLKVSIDNAREADMLFDKLMGDKVEPRREFIEEHAEYVKNIDI
- the recF gene encoding DNA replication/repair protein RecF (All proteins in this family for which functions are known are DNA-binding proteins that assist the filamentation of RecA onto DNA for the initiation of recombination or recombinational repair.); amino-acid sequence: MKISNISYLNFRNLENTSVELSDKINVFYGKNAQGKTSLLEAIYYSSTGISFKTKKTAEMIKYNFDEFISSISYSDYIANNKISVRFKNIPGAKKEFFFNKKRISQTDFYGKINIIAYIPEDIILINGSPKNRRDFFDIEISQIDKEYLSNLKNYDKLLKIRNKYLKENKRNTEEFAIYEKEFVKYASYIIFTRLEYVKSLSIILNLQYRKLFNIEQELNLKYETNLDKTGKVTVEMIQESLQKEILQKKHQEDRYKFSLVGPHKDDYKFLLNGYEAKISASQGEKKSIIFSLKLSEIEIIKKNRKENPVVIIDDITSYFDEDRRKSILEFFNKRDIQVLISSTDKLDIEAKNFYVEKGIIEDENNVNK
- the yaaA gene encoding S4 domain-containing protein YaaA, with the protein product MKNIEKVKISTEFIKLDQFLKWIAVVDSGSEAKEVILDGKVKVNDEVETRRGRKIYPEYKVEIFDKTYIVE
- a CDS encoding replication initiator protein A — encoded protein: MKKEKVEQDEKKEVVEVIEIENFEVSKTGSLADDLMKFENVKDIKIENKEVPDIEVQEIYIRETGNYLNLQENFINIPIEMIYFPFFTPQKQNKRINFKYTFEDLGVTMYSTLIPKDKKDKVFQPSIFEEKIYTFLISMYQEKSPQQDENEEVAIEFEISDFIVNFLGNKMNRTYYSKVEQALKNLKNTIYQFEISNHTKFGKNKFEDSSFQLLNYQKMKVGKKIFYRVVLNKNIVNKIKSKRYIKYNTKNLLEIMVKDPIASRIYKYISKIRYKNNKGEINVRTLAAIIPLKMEQRVEKIIKNGVKEYYLNRMKPVLTRILKAFDVLLELKYIVSFEEIYNKDEKTYYIAYVFNKERDGDCHMSEFIKKNEKNIVKENIDGVEEVIDLNADIDYQDNIEYLINKAKENPKIAPKWNAWVDKKIKKILAEDGEEMLKRVLNILIHMDKNIEIGLPNYISGILKNIGGKGSKKANNINMTIFENVSKGKGLKSKNQIKQARKKGMEKISNIKEIMTENNFLEEKLEDKNLLLEKKTEIKNEKLDNVDEKIYNIEESNLEKILSFFDEETRNTIEEKALENIKKEVDNNNIDVILNVKNFSKTMYYKMIGTSIMKILKAEYSEVLENINKNDK